A region from the Bacteroidota bacterium genome encodes:
- a CDS encoding T9SS type A sorting domain-containing protein — MRTRVAPTIACIIVLFLAAGVASREAHAQTQVTLDASKDNTLYEDPSGSLSNGAGPGFFTGKTIAGAIRRGLLAFDVAGGIPANATITNVTLTLTVTQAQAIAQVIGLHRASADWGEGTSIGGGTGGGAGGPATTGDATWLHRFFNTTLWTTPGGDFAATPSATSSVGGLGTYTWASTPALVADVQQWLDTPSSNFGWVIVGGEGASATAKRFDSREHPTPSSRPKLAITYTGPTSVPQETPHTFALHQNFPNPFNPSTTIRFELAQPGRASLKIFNLLGQEIATLVDGNFSAGAHSVAWDAAEFSTGVYVYRLEAAGNVATRKLVLAR, encoded by the coding sequence ATGAGAACACGGGTTGCCCCCACTATTGCGTGCATCATCGTCCTGTTTCTGGCGGCGGGTGTTGCGTCGCGCGAAGCTCATGCACAAACGCAGGTAACGCTTGACGCAAGCAAGGATAATACATTGTACGAAGACCCGTCGGGATCGTTGAGCAACGGCGCCGGGCCTGGATTTTTTACCGGAAAGACCATTGCGGGAGCAATCAGACGCGGGTTGCTTGCGTTTGATGTTGCCGGCGGGATACCGGCAAATGCAACCATCACAAACGTGACACTGACACTGACTGTCACGCAAGCCCAAGCAATCGCACAGGTTATCGGCTTACATCGTGCATCGGCGGATTGGGGCGAGGGGACATCCATCGGAGGGGGAACGGGTGGCGGAGCCGGCGGCCCCGCGACAACAGGCGATGCAACCTGGCTGCACAGGTTCTTCAATACAACATTGTGGACAACACCCGGCGGCGACTTCGCCGCAACGCCGAGCGCGACATCGTCTGTTGGCGGACTCGGGACGTACACGTGGGCATCGACCCCGGCCCTGGTTGCCGACGTGCAGCAGTGGCTCGACACACCTTCTTCCAACTTCGGATGGGTGATTGTGGGGGGAGAGGGCGCATCGGCTACGGCGAAGCGGTTCGATTCACGCGAACACCCGACACCCTCCTCCCGTCCCAAGCTCGCGATCACCTATACCGGGCCGACAAGCGTTCCGCAAGAAACGCCCCACACCTTTGCGTTGCATCAGAACTTTCCCAATCCCTTCAATCCCTCGACCACGATCCGGTTCGAACTCGCGCAGCCGGGCCGCGCTTCATTGAAGATTTTCAACTTGTTGGGACAGGAAATTGCAACGCTTGTTGACGGGAATTTCTCCGCAGGCGCGCACTCCGTGGCGTGGGATGCGGCGGAGTTCAGCACGGGCGTGTACGTGTACCGGCTTGAAGCGGCAGGGAATGTCGCGACAAGGAAACTTGTGCTGGCGCGGTAG